DNA from Thiomicrorhabdus sp. Kp2:
ACCCCTTGGAAACCAGCAACCACAACCACTTTACCCTGATTCACTTGTTCTAGAATTTTAGTGCCGTCAATCTTATCAATTCGAGCTTTAGAGAAAGAGTCATCGGTTTGAATCGGTACTTGCCATCCCGTATAAGAGACTGCTGGGCAATCTAAGTCTTGAAGCGCCATACTTAATAACGCAATCGTAACTTGCTCACCTGTTGTCAGCAATACATCCATTTCACGTTTTGATGGACGACTCTGCATCTCTTTAGCTAAAGCAGTTAAACGATTGGTCTCACCACTCATCGCTGAAACCGCCACCACAATTTGATGACCTTCACTAACAGATTTAGCGACTTGCTTGGCAACATGCTGGATTCGCTCTACATTTCCAACTGAAGTACCGCCAAATTTTTGAACAATTAATGCCATGTTTTTATCTTTACTTACTTAAAGAGTCAAAGACTCTGCAATTTATAATTATTTTGATTCCGCCCAGGCCTGTACAGAGGCTAATGCTTCTGCAAGCTTACTTGGATCTTTACCACCCGCTTGGGCCATATCTGGACGACCGCCGCCTTTTCCGCCAACTTGCTGTGCCACATGATTAACAAGCTCACCCGCTTTAAACGTTCCCGTCGCTTCCTTAGAAACACCAGCCACTAAAGAGACTTTTTCACCATCCACAGCAGCCAGAACAATAGCCGCAGGGGCTAATTTGTCTTTTAGCTTATCCAGTGTTTCACGAAGTGTATTTACATCCGCGCCTTCTAGCTGAGCAGCAAGGATATTCACCTCACCCACTTTCACGGCTTGATTCGCTAAATCATCACCTTGTGATGAAGCCATTTTTGACTGTAACTGCTTAAACTGTTTTTCTAACTCTTTATGATCGGCAACCAATTGAGCCACTTTCGTTTCAACTTGGTTTTTATCAGATTTAACAGAAGCCGCCACATTCAATAACGTTTTGTCATCTTCATAAATCGCTGCCCAAGCACCTTCACCGGTTACCGCTTCAATACGACGAACACCTGAGGCAATACCTGTTTCAGAAAGCAGGCGGAATGGACCAATTTGCCCTGTAGAACAAACGTGAGTACCTCCACAAAGCTCTACTGAGAAATCGCCCATATCAACAACACGAACCACATCGCCATACTTCTCACCAAACAGTGCCATAGCACCTTTCTCTTTAGCCGATTCAATATCCATTTCATTGGTGCCAACAGGATTGTTTAGCATGATATTTTTATTGACTAGCTTTTCAATTTCTAACAATTGCTCTGGTTTGATGGGCTCAAAATGAGAGAAGTCAAAACGTAAACGATCAGGCGTTACCAAAGAGCCTTTCTGCTGTACATGTGTGCCTAAAACCGTTCTTAATGCGGCGTGCAATAAATGTGTTGCAGAGTGGTTACGCTCTGAAGAACGACGCCCATCCACATCTATTTGAGCATGTAAAATCTGACCGACAGCAATAGAACCCGCAGTCACTTTACCCATATGTAAGAAAGCCTTAGCTTGTTTTTGACAGCTATCGATATGAAAACTGTTCATGCCTTCAGTTAAGCTACCCGTATCACCAACTTGACCACCCGACTCTGCGTAAAAAGGTGTTTTGTCTAGAATAATAACGGCCTCTGTACCTTCTGAAATACTCTCTACTGAAGTACCATCCACAAAAATAGCTACAATTTTTGAGTCTGAATCATCATGGTTATAGCCCAAAAATTGGGTTTCACCAGAGTAGTCAATTTTGCCTGCTGATTGCGTACCAAAGTTACTTGCCGAACGAGCACGTTCACGCTGAGCTTCCATCGATTTTTCAAAACCAGCCTCATCAACCGTTAAACCTTTTTCACGAGCAACATCCGCGGTTAAATCTAATGGGAAGCCATAAGTATCGTAAAGTTTGAAAGCAATCTCACCAGCAATAGACTTACCATCCATAGTGGCAATATACTCTTCTAATAACTTCATGCCATTTTCAAGTGTTTCCGCAAAACGCTCTTCTTCTAACTTCAAAGCACGTTCAACATTGGCTTGTTCTTTTGCCAATTCAGGGTAAGCGTCACCCATCTGCTCAACCAATACAGGCACTAATTTATAGAAGAACGCATCGTTCATCCCTAACTTATAACCGTGACGAATGGCACGACGAATAATACGACGTAACACATAACCACGCCCTTCATTTGAAGGTAAAACTCCATCCACAATTGTAAAAGCACAAGAACGAATATGGTCGGCGATCACTCGTAACGAGTTATTGGTTAAATCGGTTTGATTGGTTAATTTAGCAGCTTGTTTCACAATCGCTTGAAACAGGTCAATATCGTAGTTGTTATGGACATCCTGCATAACCGCCGCCAAACGTTCCAACCCCATACCTGTATCCACTGAAGGCTTAGGTAAAGGCGTTAAGGTGCCGTCTGACGCACGGTCAAACTGCATAAACACCAGGTTCCAGATTTCAATATAACGGTCACCATCTTCATCTGGCGAACCAGGAGGTCCACCCGCCACATCGGCACCGTGATCATAAAAGATTTCGGTACAAGGGCCACAAGGGCCAGTGTCGCCCATTTGCCAAAAGTTATCTTTTGCACCACAACGTGAGAAACGTTGTGAGCTAATACCCATCTCTTTTAACCAAATATCAGCGGTTTCATCATCTTCATCAAACACCGTTACCCAGAGTTTTTCTTCTGGTAACTTCAGCTCCTTGGTTAAAAAATCCCAAGCAAACTTAATCGCTTCTTGTTTAAAGTAATCACCAAAACTGAAGTTACCCAACATTTCAAAGAAGGTATGGTGACGTGCCGTGTAACCGACGTTTTCTAAGTCATTGTGTTTACCACCAGCACGAATACAACGCTGTACACTGGTTGCACGCGTGTAGTCACGTTGCTCTTGACCAAGAAATGTCTCTTTAAACTGAACCATTCCAGCATTGGTGAATAACAATGTAGGATCGTTACCAGGTACAACTGGACTTGAATGGACCGCAGTATGATTTTGCTTAACGAAATAATCTAGAAAAGCTTTTCTAAGTTCAGCACTCGTCATAGTGAAAATAACCTTAAATATAATAAATTCTGTTAGTTTTGTAAGTGCAACCTAAAAACGTTTTAACGAAACGCTTTCCAAATTGTACTTTGAGCAAAACCGCGGCTTTGTAAAAAACGCATACGCTTTGCTTGTTCTTTTTGTTCTGTTGGCTTTTTGCAATCGCCGTATTTTTTTTCTAATGCTTGTTGAGCCAGTTCAACCCAGTCTGACTCATCCCAATCTAAAGCGGCTGAAATCAGGCTATTGTCATAACAAGTTTGCTGTAATTTTTGCCTAATTTTTTGCGGGCCATGCCCTTTATTAACGTAATTACGTACAGCTTGTTCAACATAACGCTCATCACTTTGCCAGTTATTCTCTTGGCAAAGTTTCAATACATCCGTCACCAATAAACCTACCAGGCCTGGTTGTTCTGCATATTCGGCTAACAACTCAGGTGTTTCTGGTATTTTAGTTAATAACTTCTGTTTTAACTCTTTAGAACCATGCTCTCGCATAGCAAGCAAAGCCACCGCTTTGGCTTCAATTTTTTTCGCTAACTCATCAAGCGTTTTAACTTGAGGCGTTAAGGAATCTGATTCCCTAAAAGGCGAATGCGGACTAGGCTCTATACCTAAGTCCGCTCCTGATTTCATATTTAATTCAGCTAAAAATTCTTCTGCACTTTTCAAGTTATCTCCTAGAGATTAAGGAAAAGGCTAAGCAAAATATTAAGCAAGAAAATTACTCAGCGGCTTCTTCAATATCAGCAGCCTTAGCTTTAGGTTGCGGCATGGTCGCTACTTTAATTTTATCCATTAACTCTGCGGCAATCTCTGGATTATCAATTAAGTACTGGCGTACATTGTCTTTACCCTGGCCAATTTTGGCACCATTATAGGCATACCAAGAACCTGACTTTTCAATCAGTTTTTCTTTAACACCTAAATCAATAATCTCACCTTCACGTGAAATACCTTGACCATACAGAATATCAAACTCCACTTGTTTAAACGGTGGTGAAACTTTGTTTTTAACAACTTTAACGCGAGTTTCGTTACCTAAAATTTCATCGCCTTTTTTGATTGCACCAATACGACGAATATCTAAACGAACTGAGGCGTAAAATTTAAGTGCATTACCACCCGTTGTGGTTTCTGGGTTACCAAACATCACACCAATTTTCATACGAATTTGGTTAATGAAAATCACTAAGGTGTTAGTACGTTTAATATTAGCTGTTAATTTACGCAACGCTTGAGACATTAAACGCGCTTGAAGACCCATATGAGAATCCCCCATATCACCTTCAATTTCTGCTTTTGGTGTTAAGGCCGCAACCGAGTCAACCACCACAACATCAACCGCACCAGAACGCACCAAAGAATCGGTAATTTCTAATGCCTGCTCACCTGTATCAGGCTGAGAAACCAATAGGTTATCCACATCCACACCTAGTTTTTCTGCATAGATTGGATCTAAAGCGTGCTCCGCATCAATAAAGGCCGCCGTTCCACCCGCTTTTTGCATCTCTGCAATAACATGTAGCGTTAGCGTGGTTTTACCTGATGACTCTGGACCATAAATTTCAACAACACGCCCTTTTGGCAAACCGCCTATACCCAACGCCATATCAAGCCCTAAAGAACCTGTCGAAACCGCTTCAATATCACGAGGCACAGTGCTATCACCCATACGCATGATTGAACCTTTACCAAATTGCTTTTCAATTTGGCCTAGTGCCGCTGTCAGTGCTTTTTGTTTATTCTCATCCATTTAGTGCTTTTCCTTTTTGGTTTCGGCGGTGGATCTAATGTATCTTTTGGGGTTGTTCTATATCATTCGATTGTATTAATCAAACCAAAACGGTACTTGTTAGGGTTTGTTTTTCATGCTTTCATTAACGAATCTCTAACAACTCAATGAAAACACATCGCATTTTATATTCTTAAAAATAGACTTTCTGCTTTCCAATAAAAAACCCTTGCTTGCCAAACCTTTATTCTTTACAACAAGTTAGACTCATTAAAAAAACAAAATCGTTGGTCAAAACAAAGGTTTAGCAAATTCTTAATCATATTAGCCAGGGAGAAAATCTCGATTTACTCAACCGTTCAGCTTAAAAAAACCTTGTCATTATTACCGAGGTAATTTTTAACTCGAAATTATCCCATAATTTGATTATAAATCCTAGTCAAACAAGAGCATATAAAATCAGATAATTGCTTGTTTTTGCCTCATAAAAACAAGCAAACTTTAAACTTACCGTTATTTAAGCTTTTTGACTGATAAAAACTTAATTAAGTAATTTCATAATTCCCATTAAGGCCGCTTCTGTGGTTTGCTCGCGCACCGCCTGGCGGTCTCCATCAAAATGACACTGCTGTGAAACCACATCCTCCTGACCTTGCACAGCCCACGCTAACCAAACCGTACCCACAGGCTTATCTGGCGAGCCTCCAGTCGGGCCTGCAATACCACTACAGGCCACACTCACTTTTGCATGAGACTGCTGTAAGGCACCCAATGCCATCTCCTCAACACACTCTTGGCTCACGGCACCTTTTTTCTGGATAGTAATCTCTTTAACACCCAGCATTTCGCGTTTAGATTCATAGCTATAGGTAATATAAGCTCGGTCAAACCAAGCCGTACTCCCACCAATTGAGGTTAGCGCTTCAGCAATCATTCCACCAGTACAAGACTCTGCCGTGACCACCATAGCATCATGTTCAACTAAAGCCTGCCCTACTTGAGAAACCAATATTTCAAACGTCACTTTCTTGCTCCTAATTATGCGGAAATTCGTCGTAAAACAGCTAAAACTATTAATTCGATTTTGCAATGCTTACGACAATGCGCTTGCATACCTAATTAATAAGCCATAGCATACCTCTTTTTAATTGCTATTAAAATTCAAAAAGACTGACTCCAAGAATCGATTATGACGAAACCCACAACGCACACGCCAATGATGCAACAGTTTTTGGCCATTAAAGAACAGCACCCTAATCACCTTTTGTTTTACCGAATGGGCGATTTTTATGAATTGTTTTTTGATGATGCTAAAAAAGCCTCAGAACTCTTAGAAATTACCCTTACCGCTCGTGGAAAATCAGGCGGTGACCCTATTCCTATGGCAGGTATTCCGCATCATTCGGCAGAAGGGTATTTAGCCAAGCTGGTTAAATTAGGTGAGTCGGTCGCCATTTGTGAACAGGTCGGCGACCCTGCCACCAGTAAAGGGCCCGTGGAACGTAAAGTGGTGCGGGTTATTACGCCAGGTACTTTGGTTGAAGAAGCGTTATTAGAAGACAGACATGAAAACTTATTGGTTACCATTACCCAACAAGAACAATTTTATGGCATTGCTTATTTAGAAGTATCAAGCGGTCGTTTTGAAACGGCGCAGCTAGAATCGATGAATCAATTATTATCCGAAGTTGAACGCCTAAAACCTTCAGAGCTATTAGTACCCGATGACGACCATTTTAGAGAACAACTGCCAGAGAATATTTTAGCTTTACCAGGCCTGGTAAGATACCCAAGCTGGCATTTTGATGTAGCCAGTTGTCGTAAACGCTTAATTAGCCATTTTAAAACTCAAGATTTAGTGGCGTATGGATGCAATAATCACCCTGCTTCAATCAGTGCTTCTGGCGTTATTTTGCATTACGCACAAAGCATGTTGCAAAGCGATTTAACTTATATCTCTAGCTTACACAGTTACCAAACCACCGATACCTTGGTGTTAGACGCCATTAGCCGCCGTAATTTAGAAATAGATACCAATTTAAGCGGTGGCGCCAATAATACCCTGGCCGCCATTTTAGACAATACCGCCACTGCAATGGGTAGCCGTTTATTAAAACGCTGGCTTAACCAACCTTTACGTAATCGCGATATTATTAATCAGCGTTTAGACGCCATTGAAATCATACTTGCCAAACATCAAGACGACGATTTACGCACAACCCTAAAACAAGTGGGCGATATGGAGCGTATTTTAAGCCGTGTTGCATTACGTTCTGCCCGCCCGCGTGATTGCTTGCATATTGGCCGTACGCTGAATGCTCTGCCAGAATTTCAATCGCAATTAAAGCATTTACAAGATTCCGCAAAACTGAGCGAACTGGCTCAACGCATGAGCACTTTTCCAGAACTATCTGAATTACTGGATAAAGCTTTAGTAGAAAACCCACCGATGTTAATTCGTGATGGCGGCGTGATTGCCCCTGGTTTTGATGCCGAGTTGGATGAATTGCGTAACTTAAAAAATGAAGCTGGC
Protein-coding regions in this window:
- a CDS encoding regulatory protein RecX produces the protein MKSAEEFLAELNMKSGADLGIEPSPHSPFRESDSLTPQVKTLDELAKKIEAKAVALLAMREHGSKELKQKLLTKIPETPELLAEYAEQPGLVGLLVTDVLKLCQENNWQSDERYVEQAVRNYVNKGHGPQKIRQKLQQTCYDNSLISAALDWDESDWVELAQQALEKKYGDCKKPTEQKEQAKRMRFLQSRGFAQSTIWKAFR
- the alaS gene encoding alanine--tRNA ligase gives rise to the protein MTSAELRKAFLDYFVKQNHTAVHSSPVVPGNDPTLLFTNAGMVQFKETFLGQEQRDYTRATSVQRCIRAGGKHNDLENVGYTARHHTFFEMLGNFSFGDYFKQEAIKFAWDFLTKELKLPEEKLWVTVFDEDDETADIWLKEMGISSQRFSRCGAKDNFWQMGDTGPCGPCTEIFYDHGADVAGGPPGSPDEDGDRYIEIWNLVFMQFDRASDGTLTPLPKPSVDTGMGLERLAAVMQDVHNNYDIDLFQAIVKQAAKLTNQTDLTNNSLRVIADHIRSCAFTIVDGVLPSNEGRGYVLRRIIRRAIRHGYKLGMNDAFFYKLVPVLVEQMGDAYPELAKEQANVERALKLEEERFAETLENGMKLLEEYIATMDGKSIAGEIAFKLYDTYGFPLDLTADVAREKGLTVDEAGFEKSMEAQRERARSASNFGTQSAGKIDYSGETQFLGYNHDDSDSKIVAIFVDGTSVESISEGTEAVIILDKTPFYAESGGQVGDTGSLTEGMNSFHIDSCQKQAKAFLHMGKVTAGSIAVGQILHAQIDVDGRRSSERNHSATHLLHAALRTVLGTHVQQKGSLVTPDRLRFDFSHFEPIKPEQLLEIEKLVNKNIMLNNPVGTNEMDIESAKEKGAMALFGEKYGDVVRVVDMGDFSVELCGGTHVCSTGQIGPFRLLSETGIASGVRRIEAVTGEGAWAAIYEDDKTLLNVAASVKSDKNQVETKVAQLVADHKELEKQFKQLQSKMASSQGDDLANQAVKVGEVNILAAQLEGADVNTLRETLDKLKDKLAPAAIVLAAVDGEKVSLVAGVSKEATGTFKAGELVNHVAQQVGGKGGGRPDMAQAGGKDPSKLAEALASVQAWAESK
- the mutS gene encoding DNA mismatch repair protein MutS, with product MTKPTTHTPMMQQFLAIKEQHPNHLLFYRMGDFYELFFDDAKKASELLEITLTARGKSGGDPIPMAGIPHHSAEGYLAKLVKLGESVAICEQVGDPATSKGPVERKVVRVITPGTLVEEALLEDRHENLLVTITQQEQFYGIAYLEVSSGRFETAQLESMNQLLSEVERLKPSELLVPDDDHFREQLPENILALPGLVRYPSWHFDVASCRKRLISHFKTQDLVAYGCNNHPASISASGVILHYAQSMLQSDLTYISSLHSYQTTDTLVLDAISRRNLEIDTNLSGGANNTLAAILDNTATAMGSRLLKRWLNQPLRNRDIINQRLDAIEIILAKHQDDDLRTTLKQVGDMERILSRVALRSARPRDCLHIGRTLNALPEFQSQLKHLQDSAKLSELAQRMSTFPELSELLDKALVENPPMLIRDGGVIAPGFDAELDELRNLKNEAGDYLLALEQREKERSGIQGLKVGYNRVHGYYIEISKLHSDQVPADYIRRQTLKGQERYIIPELKTFEDKILSAGEKALTREKWLYQELLETLNTQLAQLQACASALSELDVLVNLAQQAERLNLTRPVLTDLPGLVIEQGRHLTVEAVSNNPFIPNDALFNDERQLHIITGPNMGGKSTYMRQTALITLMAFMGSYVPADHAELGPIDRIFTRIGASDDLTSGRSTFMVEMTETANILHHATENSLILMDEVGRGTSTFDGLALAWAIAEHLAQNVKGFCLFATHYFELTTLAEQFENTVNVHLDAIEHQDTIVFLHQVQDGPASQSYGLQVAALAGVPQNVIQLAQQHLSQLENQAVNQKATAQPSQAAEPIQQFDMFSYQPNPILEKLQEQLEQINPNELTPRMALEQIYQLKELLNKKT
- a CDS encoding CinA family protein, producing the protein MTFEILVSQVGQALVEHDAMVVTAESCTGGMIAEALTSIGGSTAWFDRAYITYSYESKREMLGVKEITIQKKGAVSQECVEEMALGALQQSHAKVSVACSGIAGPTGGSPDKPVGTVWLAWAVQGQEDVVSQQCHFDGDRQAVREQTTEAALMGIMKLLN
- the recA gene encoding recombinase RecA, encoding MDENKQKALTAALGQIEKQFGKGSIMRMGDSTVPRDIEAVSTGSLGLDMALGIGGLPKGRVVEIYGPESSGKTTLTLHVIAEMQKAGGTAAFIDAEHALDPIYAEKLGVDVDNLLVSQPDTGEQALEITDSLVRSGAVDVVVVDSVAALTPKAEIEGDMGDSHMGLQARLMSQALRKLTANIKRTNTLVIFINQIRMKIGVMFGNPETTTGGNALKFYASVRLDIRRIGAIKKGDEILGNETRVKVVKNKVSPPFKQVEFDILYGQGISREGEIIDLGVKEKLIEKSGSWYAYNGAKIGQGKDNVRQYLIDNPEIAAELMDKIKVATMPQPKAKAADIEEAAE